One Apodemus sylvaticus chromosome 23, mApoSyl1.1, whole genome shotgun sequence genomic window carries:
- the LOC127673791 gene encoding vomeronasal type-1 receptor 4-like, producing the protein MEASDIVISIIFLLQTAVGILGNSFLLYHYLMFYFEGHKLKFTDWILQHLIIANFLTLLCKGVPHTVSAFGLKDFLSDIGCKLSFYLHRIGRGVSISSTCFLSVFQAITISPKASRWAQLKVKSPSYISSCVYMSWVLSLIVNIAVPIYMTARPNNSNITRLRVYLYCYTVHDDKVGDLLNAIFQSVPDVFLMSVMLCSSSYMVCILYKHKQRMKHIHRNNFSFRSSPEIRATKTILLLVSTFVFFYAISCLLQINMSLAHNPTSLLVNMGFIVTASFPTVCPFLVICH; encoded by the coding sequence ATGGAAGCCAGTGACATTGTAATAAGTATAATCTTCTTATTACAGACTGCAGTTGGGATCCTGGGCAACTCCTTTTTACTCTACCATTATCTGATGTTTTACTTTGAGGGGCACAAGTTAAAGTTCACAGACTGGATTCTGCAGCACTTGATTATAGCCAACTTCTTAACTCTCCTGTGTAAAGGAGTTCCCCACACAGTGTCAGCTTTTGGGTTGAAAGACTTCCTCAGTGACATTGGGTGCAAACTAAGCTTCTATCTTCACAGAATTGGGAGGGGTGTGTCCATCAGCAGCACCTGCTTTCTGAGTGTCTTCCAGGCCATCACCATCAGTCCAAAGGCCTCCAGGTGGGCACAGCTTAAAGTCAAGTCTCCAAGTTACATTTCTTCTTGTGTGTACATGAGCTGGGTCCTGTCATTAATAGTAAACATAGCTGTTCCCATATACATGACAGCAAGACCAAACAATAGCAACATTACACGCCTAAGGGTGTATCTATACTGTTATACTGTTCATGATGACAAGGTTGGTGACCTTCTCAATGCAATATTTCAAAGTGTTCCTGATGTGTTTCTCATGTCGGTGATGCTTTGTTCCAGTAGCTACATGGTTTGCATTCTCTACAAGCATAAGCAGAGAATGAAGCACATTCATAGAAACAATTTTTCCTTCAGGTCCTCCCCTGAGATCAGAGCCACAAAGACCATTCTGCTCTTGGTGAGCACCTTTGTCTTCTTTTACGCAATTTCTTGCCTCTTACAAATTAACATGTCTCTTGCACATAATCCAACCTCATTATTGGTAAACATGGGTTTTATTGTAACTGCAAGTTTCCCAACTGTGTGTCCCTTTTTGGTGATCTGCCATTAA